A window of Rubricoccus marinus contains these coding sequences:
- a CDS encoding PASTA domain-containing protein: protein MERSRFKRTLSWFGSVLRDKVLWLGLIGIALGLVVFALLFNFAVMPLWTRHDASIMVPDVREMSEGQAESALRAAGLGAEMREQPFNPNLAADIVVEQTPDPSTMVKPGRRVYYYVNASPKELAVTPEVVSMAEGVARTRLEEAGLIVSRVESDTVRTPFRNTVTRQTPPAGRQVPKGTRVTLWLSPGPGTASVRVPNVVGNTPEEAKEIIRRAGLWVDSPNATGDRVRSQQPEEGSTLREGEEVRISTSPSGG, encoded by the coding sequence ATGGAACGCTCGCGCTTCAAGCGCACGCTGAGCTGGTTCGGCTCGGTACTGCGAGACAAGGTTCTCTGGCTTGGCCTTATCGGGATCGCTCTCGGGCTGGTCGTCTTCGCCTTGCTGTTCAACTTCGCCGTCATGCCGCTCTGGACGCGCCATGACGCTTCGATCATGGTACCCGACGTCCGCGAGATGAGCGAGGGGCAAGCGGAAAGCGCCCTCCGCGCTGCCGGGCTTGGCGCGGAGATGCGCGAACAGCCATTCAATCCCAACCTCGCCGCTGATATCGTGGTGGAGCAGACGCCTGACCCGAGCACGATGGTCAAACCTGGCCGGCGCGTGTATTACTACGTCAACGCTAGTCCAAAGGAGTTGGCGGTGACGCCAGAGGTTGTCTCCATGGCAGAAGGGGTTGCTCGCACTCGGCTAGAAGAAGCGGGCCTGATCGTCAGCCGAGTCGAGAGCGACACGGTCCGCACTCCATTCCGGAATACCGTTACCCGTCAGACGCCCCCTGCTGGAAGGCAAGTCCCCAAAGGCACGCGTGTGACTCTGTGGTTGAGCCCGGGCCCTGGCACCGCGAGCGTCAGGGTGCCGAACGTGGTGGGCAACACGCCAGAGGAGGCCAAAGAGATCATCCGGCGCGCGGGGCTCTGGGTGGACTCGCCGAATGCAACCGGCGACCGTGTGCGTTCGCAACAGCCGGAGGAGGGATCCACCCTTCGGGAGGGTGAGGAAGTCCGCATCTCGACGAGCCCGAGCGGCGGTTGA
- the accC gene encoding acetyl-CoA carboxylase biotin carboxylase subunit gives MPDALSFDTLLIANRGEICVRIIRTCRELGIRTVAVYSDADRDALHVQMADEAVRIGPAPSNESYLRIDAILDAARATGAQAIHPGYGFLSENAGFARACAEAGIIFVGPSPEAIEQMGDKTSARELMRAAGVPMAPGTPDAIEDAEEAERVAGDIGYPVLVKAAAGGGGKGMRVVHRAEDFLSSFEMARSEAQSAFGDGRVYLEKYVVGPRHIEFQILADSHGNVVHLFERDCSIQRRHQKVVEEAPSSVLTPELRERMGAAAVAAAKACSYEGAGTIEFLLTSEMEFYFLEMNTRLQVEHPITEMITGLDLVAEQLRIASGATLGYSQNDLTINGHAIECRIYAEDVPGGFLPDPGPLFRHRSPDGTGVRVDTGVSEGGRVPIYYDPMIAKLIAWGEDRETALRRMRRALQDYMIVGVSTTIPFCASVIENPRFQTGEYSTAYVDNEFAIDAIEATDVEARIAVLAGLPSEGSDKALPKALRLEEDAPSRWLNRR, from the coding sequence ATGCCCGACGCCCTGTCATTCGACACCCTCCTCATCGCGAACCGAGGCGAGATATGCGTTCGCATCATCCGGACCTGCCGAGAACTCGGTATACGTACCGTGGCCGTTTACTCCGACGCCGACCGAGACGCGCTCCACGTGCAGATGGCTGACGAGGCCGTCCGAATTGGGCCCGCTCCATCCAACGAATCCTATCTGCGCATCGACGCGATCCTAGACGCAGCTCGGGCCACTGGCGCTCAGGCGATCCATCCAGGCTATGGCTTCCTCTCCGAGAACGCCGGGTTCGCTCGCGCTTGTGCAGAAGCCGGAATAATCTTCGTTGGGCCATCGCCAGAGGCCATTGAGCAGATGGGCGACAAGACGTCGGCGCGTGAGCTTATGCGAGCCGCAGGTGTCCCAATGGCTCCGGGCACTCCCGACGCGATCGAGGACGCTGAAGAAGCAGAACGGGTCGCAGGTGACATCGGATACCCTGTGCTCGTTAAAGCGGCAGCAGGCGGAGGCGGCAAGGGAATGCGGGTTGTTCACCGGGCAGAGGACTTCCTCTCCTCTTTCGAGATGGCACGCAGTGAGGCCCAAAGCGCCTTTGGTGATGGAAGGGTGTATCTGGAGAAGTACGTGGTTGGACCGCGTCACATCGAATTTCAGATCCTCGCTGACTCCCATGGCAACGTAGTGCACCTCTTTGAACGTGACTGCTCTATCCAGCGGCGTCACCAGAAGGTGGTGGAGGAGGCACCGAGCTCAGTACTGACTCCTGAACTACGCGAGAGGATGGGCGCTGCAGCGGTAGCAGCGGCTAAAGCGTGCTCCTACGAAGGTGCAGGCACCATCGAGTTCCTCCTGACCTCTGAAATGGAGTTCTACTTCCTTGAGATGAACACCCGTCTTCAGGTGGAGCACCCCATTACAGAGATGATTACCGGGTTGGACCTCGTAGCCGAGCAACTACGAATCGCGTCTGGAGCCACACTGGGGTACAGCCAGAATGATCTCACGATCAACGGACATGCGATCGAATGCAGGATCTACGCAGAAGACGTACCGGGTGGGTTTCTACCAGACCCAGGGCCACTGTTTAGACACCGCTCTCCTGACGGTACGGGAGTACGAGTCGATACCGGAGTCAGCGAAGGAGGCCGCGTGCCGATCTACTACGACCCTATGATTGCAAAGCTGATCGCATGGGGGGAAGACAGAGAGACTGCCCTACGGCGTATGCGTCGCGCGCTTCAGGACTACATGATCGTTGGGGTCTCAACGACCATACCCTTCTGTGCCTCAGTCATAGAGAACCCTCGGTTTCAAACAGGAGAGTACTCGACTGCGTATGTCGACAACGAGTTTGCGATCGACGCAATCGAAGCCACCGATGTTGAGGCGAGAATTGCGGTCCTCGCCGGCTTGCCTTCCGAGGGCTCTGATAAGGCCTTACCCAAGGCACTACGCCTCGAGGAAGATGCACCTTCTCGTTGGTTAAACCGGCGCTGA
- a CDS encoding DnaJ C-terminal domain-containing protein: MAEISNHYHVLDVSETASHAEIKRAYRSLAQELHPDRNAGAHDRLEHFREIQEAYEVLSNPSARLEYDRMRFGLGDAGRDMHASVHFGAAFAISKAYTRSHVEAEVRLMFEQALKGGHTSVTLTDGTAVQVPVPQGVRSGVKVRFKEKGPESESGKRSDLYVVFRVAPSPRFRREGNDLHIVEPITVIEALLGTQRAITNAYGRSVKISVSPGTQPGERLRLRGQGVRTATQCGDLYVEVRMIVPRSLTEEQREALAACVRSLGLQ; encoded by the coding sequence ATGGCAGAGATATCCAACCATTACCACGTCCTAGACGTCTCGGAGACGGCCAGCCACGCTGAAATTAAGCGGGCCTACCGGAGTCTCGCCCAAGAGCTACACCCGGACCGAAACGCGGGTGCTCACGACCGATTGGAGCACTTTCGGGAGATCCAAGAGGCGTATGAGGTGCTGTCCAACCCGTCCGCTCGATTGGAGTACGACCGTATGCGCTTCGGTCTCGGAGACGCAGGGCGCGACATGCACGCTTCTGTTCATTTCGGAGCGGCGTTCGCAATCTCCAAAGCGTACACGCGGAGCCACGTCGAAGCCGAAGTCCGGCTAATGTTTGAGCAAGCGCTTAAAGGAGGGCACACGAGCGTTACGCTCACCGATGGCACAGCGGTACAGGTGCCAGTCCCGCAGGGGGTCCGCTCCGGCGTAAAGGTTCGGTTCAAGGAGAAAGGTCCGGAGTCCGAGAGCGGCAAGAGGAGCGACCTCTACGTGGTCTTTCGCGTAGCCCCAAGCCCCCGTTTTAGACGCGAGGGGAATGACCTCCACATCGTGGAGCCCATTACGGTGATTGAAGCCTTGTTGGGCACTCAACGCGCAATTACAAACGCGTACGGCCGAAGCGTCAAGATCAGCGTCTCGCCTGGAACGCAGCCGGGGGAACGGTTGCGTCTACGTGGGCAGGGAGTACGGACTGCCACACAGTGCGGAGACCTGTACGTAGAAGTGCGAATGATCGTGCCGCGCTCCCTGACAGAAGAGCAGAGAGAGGCGCTTGCGGCATGTGTCCGAAGCCTCGGGCTGCAGTAG
- the pyrR gene encoding bifunctional pyr operon transcriptional regulator/uracil phosphoribosyltransferase PyrR, which produces MARSQILSPARVRRTVTRLAYEVREQNRGTETLLVFGLKTRGKALARMIADALEDVEGRSIPVHALDLTGFRDDSDAVPLALDGPDASGRDVLIVDDVLFTGRTARAALDAVVSHGRPRSIQLAVLIDRGHREVPIQPDFVGRRIPTKHRERVVVDTEEQAVYLEE; this is translated from the coding sequence ATGGCGCGCTCCCAGATCCTTTCCCCCGCCCGCGTGCGCCGCACCGTCACGCGTCTCGCGTACGAGGTCCGCGAGCAGAACAGGGGAACAGAGACCCTCCTGGTGTTCGGCCTCAAGACACGGGGGAAAGCGCTCGCGAGGATGATCGCTGACGCCCTCGAAGACGTGGAAGGGCGTTCCATCCCCGTGCACGCGCTCGACCTCACCGGCTTCCGGGACGATTCCGACGCCGTGCCTCTGGCGCTCGATGGCCCCGACGCCAGCGGCCGGGATGTCCTCATCGTGGATGACGTCCTCTTTACGGGCCGCACCGCGCGAGCTGCCCTCGATGCCGTGGTCAGCCACGGCCGCCCCCGGTCCATTCAACTCGCCGTCCTCATCGACCGAGGCCACCGCGAAGTCCCCATCCAACCTGACTTCGTCGGGCGCCGGATCCCGACCAAGCACCGCGAGAGAGTCGTTGTCGACACCGAAGAGCAGGCCGTCTATTTAGAGGAGTAG